Proteins encoded together in one Psychrobacter sp. 28M-43 window:
- the cysT gene encoding sulfate ABC transporter permease subunit CysT: MSATSSSASKPGNKKGWLTRLRQRNVLPGFGLSMGITVFSLSLLVVLPFAMMAYTTTQMGWTGFWETITQPQVTAAIKLSLWMSFLAMLTNMVFGTLVAWVLVRYEFWGKSLINALVDLPFALPTAVTGISLATLYAPNGLIGQWFAKFDIQVAFTPIGIWLALVVVSFPFIVRAVQPVLAELSVEFEEAAAVLGANRLTTFRKVILPELLPALLMGAGMMFARATGEYGSVIFIAGNIPMQSEILPLIIISKLEQFDIQGASAVALFMLLISFVILLTINIMQWKLSRRVGAR, encoded by the coding sequence ATGAGTGCAACATCTTCTTCTGCCAGTAAGCCCGGCAATAAAAAAGGTTGGCTGACCCGTTTGCGTCAGCGCAATGTGCTACCTGGGTTCGGTCTGAGCATGGGTATTACTGTCTTTAGCTTGTCGTTATTGGTGGTTCTACCGTTTGCCATGATGGCCTATACCACAACACAGATGGGTTGGACTGGCTTTTGGGAAACCATTACCCAGCCACAAGTCACTGCCGCTATCAAGCTAAGCTTATGGATGTCATTTTTAGCGATGCTGACCAATATGGTATTTGGCACACTAGTCGCATGGGTGCTTGTCCGCTATGAGTTTTGGGGTAAGTCACTGATTAATGCCTTGGTTGATTTACCATTTGCACTACCAACCGCCGTTACAGGTATCTCGCTTGCCACTTTATATGCACCTAATGGCTTGATTGGTCAATGGTTTGCCAAGTTCGATATTCAGGTTGCCTTTACGCCGATAGGTATTTGGCTAGCACTGGTTGTGGTGAGCTTTCCCTTTATCGTCCGTGCGGTGCAGCCAGTACTTGCTGAATTATCGGTTGAGTTTGAAGAAGCTGCTGCGGTATTAGGCGCTAATCGTCTGACGACTTTTCGTAAAGTAATTTTGCCAGAGCTATTACCTGCTTTGTTAATGGGTGCAGGTATGATGTTTGCCCGTGCCACTGGTGAGTATGGCTCAGTTATCTTTATCGCGGGTAATATTCCGATGCAGTCTGAGATTTTGCCGCTCATTATTATCAGTAAGCTTGAGCAGTTTGATATTCAAGGGGCTTCTGCGGTGGCATTATTTATGCTACTCATATCATTTGTTATCTTGTTGACCATTAATATCATGCAGTGGAAACTGTCGCGCCGTGTAGGAGCTCGCTAA
- a CDS encoding sulfate ABC transporter substrate-binding protein gives MTDVARYQQKSKTLSALSIAGVALTLGLSGCSNSETTEAAADGSATTEGQNIELLNVSYDVARDFYKDYNPLFVEHYKAENPDSNILIKQSHGGSSKQALSVANGLQADVATMNQGSDIELLEKKGLVESDWESKFPDNAVPFTSTIVFLVRKDNPKNIKDWEDLTKDGVEIVMANPKVTGNGRYAFLGAYGYGLHAFNQDETKAKGYVKDMLKNVKVYENGGRAATTTFVQRGIGDVLVTFENEANLAATDFGAGQVDIVYPKYSIKSESPVAVVKTVTDKKGTTDAAKAYLDYLWSEPAQQLAANLYLRPSVKSVLDKNGDKLPPVETFRPNDAFGTWDEIMSTYFSDGGVFDQLAINAPQ, from the coding sequence ATGACAGACGTAGCTCGTTATCAACAGAAAAGTAAAACTCTTAGTGCCTTGAGTATTGCTGGCGTTGCTTTGACTCTTGGTCTATCTGGTTGTAGCAACAGTGAAACTACTGAGGCCGCAGCTGATGGTTCAGCGACGACAGAAGGGCAAAATATCGAGCTACTTAATGTCTCATACGATGTGGCACGTGATTTTTATAAAGACTACAACCCGTTGTTTGTGGAACACTACAAAGCTGAAAATCCAGACAGCAATATCTTAATCAAACAGTCACATGGCGGCTCAAGTAAGCAAGCACTATCTGTTGCCAACGGTCTACAAGCCGATGTTGCTACCATGAACCAAGGTTCTGATATCGAGCTGCTTGAGAAAAAAGGCTTGGTTGAGTCAGATTGGGAAAGTAAATTCCCAGACAACGCGGTTCCGTTTACTAGTACGATCGTATTTTTGGTACGTAAAGACAATCCAAAAAACATCAAAGACTGGGAAGACTTGACCAAAGACGGTGTTGAGATTGTCATGGCCAATCCAAAGGTGACGGGTAACGGTCGTTATGCGTTCTTAGGTGCATACGGTTATGGTCTACATGCTTTTAATCAAGATGAAACAAAAGCTAAAGGCTACGTAAAAGACATGCTAAAAAATGTCAAAGTCTATGAAAACGGCGGACGTGCCGCGACAACGACTTTCGTACAGCGCGGTATTGGTGATGTATTGGTCACGTTTGAAAACGAAGCCAACCTTGCAGCGACTGATTTTGGTGCAGGTCAAGTAGACATCGTTTATCCAAAATACTCGATCAAGTCAGAAAGCCCTGTGGCAGTTGTGAAGACGGTAACAGATAAAAAAGGCACTACAGACGCTGCCAAAGCGTATCTTGATTACTTATGGAGTGAGCCTGCTCAGCAGCTAGCGGCCAATCTATATCTACGTCCTAGCGTTAAGAGCGTGCTTGACAAAAACGGTGACAAATTACCGCCAGTTGAGACTTTCCGCCCGAACGATGCCTTTGGCACATGGGATGAGATCATGAGCACTTACTTCAGCGATGGTGGTGTGTTTGACCAATTGGCAATTAACGCGCCTCAGTAA
- a CDS encoding sulfate ABC transporter substrate-binding protein, with the protein MQKKFQQISIASIQSTNNKSVKARVLATSGMLAAAMIMTGCSPTEATQDDAANNASGGTQDINLLNVSYDVSRDFYKDYNTLFSTDYQKSHPNSKVNINQSHGGSSKQALSVANGLQADVVTFNQESDMNLLVEKGLVAADWQQALPNNAVPYTSTMVLLVRAGNPKNIKDWSDLARNDIDVVIPNPKTSGTARYAFLGAYGYGLHQFKESSNENPVKTNDFIKKLLANVVTYDNGARAATTSFTQRGLGDVLITTENEAHLTAQQFAKGNVDIVYPSYSITIANPVAVVTAVTEKSGKTEAASAYLKGLWDKPAQELMAKMYMRPSDEQILAAHKDTLPDIETFEPVAVFGSWAEIMDAFFVDGGRFDQLASTK; encoded by the coding sequence ATGCAAAAAAAATTCCAACAAATCAGCATTGCTAGCATTCAATCAACTAATAATAAGTCTGTAAAAGCGCGTGTACTTGCCACCAGCGGCATGCTCGCAGCAGCGATGATAATGACAGGCTGCAGTCCAACAGAAGCGACTCAAGATGACGCGGCAAATAATGCCAGTGGCGGGACACAGGATATTAATCTACTCAACGTCTCCTATGATGTGTCTCGCGACTTTTATAAAGACTACAACACCTTATTCAGTACCGACTATCAGAAATCTCACCCAAATAGCAAAGTAAATATCAATCAGTCGCATGGCGGCTCTAGTAAGCAGGCACTCTCTGTCGCTAATGGTCTGCAAGCGGATGTGGTGACCTTTAACCAAGAGAGCGACATGAATCTATTGGTGGAAAAAGGCTTGGTCGCTGCTGACTGGCAGCAAGCACTACCAAATAATGCCGTGCCGTACACTAGCACCATGGTATTACTGGTTCGCGCTGGTAATCCAAAAAATATCAAAGACTGGTCAGATTTGGCCCGTAATGATATCGATGTGGTCATCCCGAACCCGAAAACCAGTGGCACGGCGCGTTATGCCTTCTTGGGTGCCTATGGTTATGGCTTGCACCAATTCAAAGAAAGCAGTAATGAAAACCCTGTAAAAACCAATGACTTTATCAAAAAACTGCTGGCCAATGTGGTTACTTATGACAATGGCGCACGCGCTGCAACGACCAGCTTTACTCAGCGTGGCCTAGGTGATGTGCTGATCACAACCGAAAACGAAGCACATTTAACTGCCCAACAATTTGCAAAGGGTAACGTTGATATCGTATACCCGAGCTATTCGATTACGATTGCCAACCCAGTAGCAGTCGTAACGGCAGTGACTGAGAAATCTGGTAAGACAGAAGCGGCAAGTGCTTATCTGAAAGGTTTATGGGATAAGCCTGCCCAAGAGCTCATGGCAAAAATGTATATGCGTCCAAGTGATGAGCAGATTCTAGCTGCTCATAAAGATACTTTGCCTGATATTGAAACGTTTGAACCTGTGGCTGTGTTTGGCTCATGGGCAGAGATTATGGATGCTTTCTTTGTAGATGGTGGCCGTTTTGATCAGCTGGCAAGTACTAAGTAG